Proteins encoded within one genomic window of Kibdelosporangium phytohabitans:
- a CDS encoding ABC transporter ATP-binding protein, which translates to MALLEITDLTVHIGQKKVLDGISLDLDAGQRLGVIGESGSGKSMTALAILGLLPDNATVTGSVRLDGTELTGLGDKALAGIRGTRMAMVFQEPLSALNPLMRVGRQIAEPLRLHHGYSKGKALAEAVALAAKVGLPDPDRAVRAYPHQLSGGQRQRVGIAIALACRPSLLIADEPTTALDVTVQAEILELLRRLVADEGTALVFITHDLAVLAQMVQRVAVLGSGVLLEQGPLAGLLRSPRHPYTKRLLDLARMESL; encoded by the coding sequence ATGGCGCTCCTGGAGATCACCGATCTGACCGTCCACATCGGTCAAAAGAAGGTGCTGGACGGGATCAGCCTCGACCTGGACGCCGGACAGCGGCTCGGCGTCATCGGCGAGTCCGGCTCCGGCAAGTCGATGACCGCGTTGGCCATTCTGGGACTGTTGCCGGACAACGCGACCGTCACCGGCAGTGTCCGGCTGGACGGCACCGAGCTGACCGGGCTCGGTGACAAGGCCTTGGCCGGGATTCGCGGCACGCGGATGGCCATGGTGTTCCAGGAACCGTTGTCGGCGTTGAACCCGCTGATGCGCGTCGGCAGGCAGATCGCCGAACCGTTGCGCCTGCACCACGGGTACTCGAAAGGCAAAGCCCTGGCTGAAGCGGTGGCTCTGGCGGCGAAGGTCGGGCTGCCCGACCCGGACCGGGCAGTGCGGGCCTACCCGCACCAACTGTCCGGTGGGCAGCGGCAGCGGGTCGGTATCGCGATCGCGCTGGCCTGCCGTCCGAGCCTGCTGATCGCCGACGAGCCGACCACCGCCCTGGACGTGACCGTGCAAGCCGAAATCCTGGAGCTGTTGCGGCGGCTGGTGGCCGACGAGGGCACTGCCCTGGTGTTCATCACGCACGACTTGGCCGTGCTCGCCCAGATGGTGCAGCGGGTCGCGGTGCTCGGTTCCGGTGTGTTGCTGGAGCAAGGTCCGTTGGCCGGGCTTCTCCGCTCGCCTCGGCACCCGTACACGAAGCGTCTGCTGGACCTCGCCCGGATGGAGTCACTATGA
- a CDS encoding ABC transporter permease, producing the protein MIAALLRRPSGVFGLIVLALLVAGGVVSIWWTPFDPLATNPSESWLLPLQQGHLLGTDRIGHDQFSQLMAGARETLVAAVASAATAAVVGLVLALAAVLSPRWVSGPVVQLIDILIAFPTLLLAMVLAAVYGSSLATVVAAIGIGFGVGVARVTRAELANVLTSDYVLAARAAGARTGRIVRKHLLPNIAPTLIVQLSLVMALAVLTEAALTYLGYGSSPSTPSWGGMLHEQQAYIAARPLLVIWPGAAVAVTVVGLNLLGDALRDVTDPRLRSGVPG; encoded by the coding sequence GTGATCGCGGCTCTGCTGCGTCGCCCGTCGGGCGTGTTCGGCCTGATCGTGCTGGCCTTGCTGGTGGCCGGTGGGGTGGTGTCGATCTGGTGGACCCCGTTCGATCCGCTGGCGACCAACCCGTCCGAGTCGTGGCTGCTGCCGTTGCAGCAAGGGCACTTGCTCGGCACGGACCGAATAGGACACGACCAGTTCAGCCAGCTGATGGCCGGTGCACGGGAAACGCTCGTCGCCGCGGTGGCTTCGGCCGCGACCGCGGCGGTGGTCGGGCTGGTCTTGGCGCTCGCTGCCGTGTTGAGTCCGCGGTGGGTCAGTGGGCCGGTTGTGCAGCTGATCGACATCCTGATCGCGTTCCCGACGCTGCTGCTGGCGATGGTGCTCGCGGCGGTGTACGGCAGCTCGCTGGCGACCGTGGTGGCGGCGATCGGCATCGGGTTCGGTGTCGGCGTGGCCCGTGTGACACGGGCCGAGCTGGCGAACGTGCTGACCAGCGACTACGTGCTCGCCGCGCGGGCGGCCGGGGCGCGCACCGGCCGGATCGTGCGCAAGCACCTGTTGCCGAACATCGCCCCGACGTTGATCGTCCAGCTGTCGCTGGTGATGGCGCTCGCCGTGCTCACCGAGGCCGCGTTGACCTATCTCGGGTACGGCAGTTCACCGTCGACACCGTCCTGGGGCGGGATGCTGCACGAACAACAGGCCTACATCGCCGCCCGGCCGTTGCTGGTGATCTGGCCGGGCGCGGCGGTGGCCGTGACCGTGGTGGGGCTGAACCTGCTCGGTGACGCGCTGCGGGACGTGACCGATCCGCGGCTGCGAAGCGGGGTGCCAGGCTGA
- a CDS encoding ABC transporter permease, with protein sequence MMLYVLRRFALLVLALVVASVLVFLLLRLLPGDVAATIGGIQATPEQLAAIRSGLGLDRPLTGQYLSWVSGVLAGDFGRSQLNGTSVGAELGRKLEVTAPLIAGAVVISLAIAVPFGTWAAVRHRSPVGSGISAVSQLGIAVPTLWLGLVLVLVFSVQLGWLPAQGFPVDRWEEPGRALHSLVLPCIALGLTEGAVLLRFVRSAVLGVLHADYVRTARAKGLTKTQALLRHGFRNAALPVVSVLGLQLAALIVGTVVIERVFTLPGVGGMLVTDVGNRDLVKVQGEVFLVVAAVLLIGFLIDVVHRLIDPRLRDAS encoded by the coding sequence GTGATGCTGTACGTGCTGCGCCGGTTCGCGTTGCTCGTGCTGGCGCTGGTCGTCGCGAGCGTGCTCGTTTTCCTGCTGCTACGCCTGTTGCCGGGTGACGTGGCCGCGACGATCGGTGGCATCCAGGCCACCCCCGAGCAGCTGGCGGCGATCCGGTCGGGGCTCGGCTTGGACAGGCCGCTGACCGGGCAGTACCTGTCGTGGGTGTCCGGTGTGCTGGCCGGGGACTTCGGGCGGTCCCAGCTCAACGGCACGTCCGTCGGCGCGGAGCTGGGACGCAAGCTCGAAGTGACGGCACCGCTGATCGCCGGGGCGGTGGTGATCTCGCTGGCGATCGCGGTCCCGTTCGGCACGTGGGCCGCGGTTCGACACCGCAGCCCGGTGGGCAGCGGGATCAGCGCCGTGTCCCAGCTGGGCATCGCGGTTCCGACGCTGTGGCTCGGCCTCGTGCTCGTCCTGGTCTTCTCGGTGCAGCTGGGTTGGTTGCCCGCACAGGGATTCCCGGTCGACAGGTGGGAAGAACCCGGACGGGCGCTGCACAGTCTGGTGTTGCCGTGTATCGCGTTGGGACTCACAGAAGGCGCGGTGCTGTTGAGATTCGTGCGTTCCGCTGTATTGGGCGTGTTGCACGCCGACTACGTGCGCACCGCGCGGGCCAAAGGCCTGACGAAGACGCAAGCGCTGCTGCGTCACGGGTTCCGCAACGCCGCGTTGCCCGTGGTGTCGGTGCTCGGCCTGCAGTTGGCGGCGTTGATCGTGGGCACGGTGGTGATCGAGCGGGTGTTCACGTTGCCCGGGGTCGGCGGGATGCTGGTGACCGACGTGGGCAACCGTGACCTGGTGAAGGTGCAGGGTGAGGTGTTCCTGGTGGTCGCGGCCGTGCTGCTGATCGGTTTCCTGATCGACGTGGTGCACCGGCTGATCGACCCGCGGCTGCGGGACGCGTCGTGA
- a CDS encoding ABC transporter substrate-binding protein codes for MKRLTLLTVIAALGLSSACGTGAPPAGTGAATTASQATTPPDDQLDTGAVVDIRLVLEPTSLNIFGTAGAALDQILLDNVYQGLLSIDTSANDKIVPALASSYELAPDGLTYTFHLVKGAKFHDGSPLTADDVVWSLGQQTAPGSKSVRAAEFASVSGVSAPDPATVVVTLKQRDTFLLWNLAQRGGIVYKKGTDFAALDGTANGSGPFTLSQWNRGASITLTRNENHHGPKPKVAKVVLHYIPETSAANNAQVTGQTDVQSAADPTLLQPFTGRDDFTVHRGTTTDKFTLAFNARKAPFDKPAVRHAIRQAINKQDVIKAVGAGTAIGSAVPPQDPWYEDLTSIDAYNLDGAKKLLADAGYADGLSLTLTVPSFYQRAISDVLVSNLKQAGVTLTVRQVEFQTWLTQVYRDQDFQLSLVSHAEPRDLVNYTKPAYYFGYDNKQVQQWYTQAQTAATDGERDQLLKKAGRQIAEDAATDWLFLSQTHSVVRKGVFGVPQAETSNRYNLSGLAVAK; via the coding sequence GTGAAACGCCTGACCTTGTTGACAGTCATTGCCGCGCTGGGTTTGAGCAGCGCGTGCGGTACGGGTGCGCCACCCGCGGGGACCGGCGCGGCAACCACGGCCAGTCAGGCGACGACGCCTCCCGACGACCAGCTGGACACCGGCGCGGTAGTGGACATCCGGCTGGTGCTGGAACCCACCAGCCTCAACATCTTCGGCACCGCGGGCGCCGCACTGGACCAGATCCTGCTCGACAACGTCTACCAGGGCCTGCTGAGCATCGACACGAGCGCCAACGACAAGATCGTGCCCGCGCTGGCGTCCTCGTACGAGCTGGCCCCCGACGGTTTGACGTACACCTTCCACCTGGTCAAGGGTGCCAAGTTCCACGACGGGTCGCCGTTGACCGCCGATGACGTCGTGTGGTCGCTCGGCCAGCAGACCGCGCCCGGCTCCAAGTCCGTGCGGGCGGCCGAGTTCGCCTCGGTCTCCGGGGTTTCCGCGCCGGACCCGGCGACGGTCGTGGTCACGCTCAAGCAGCGGGACACTTTCCTGCTGTGGAACCTCGCTCAGCGGGGCGGGATCGTCTACAAGAAGGGCACCGACTTCGCCGCACTGGACGGCACAGCGAACGGCTCAGGGCCGTTCACCCTATCCCAGTGGAACCGCGGCGCGTCGATCACGTTGACCCGCAACGAGAACCACCACGGCCCGAAACCCAAGGTCGCCAAGGTGGTGCTGCACTACATCCCCGAGACCAGCGCGGCCAACAACGCGCAGGTGACGGGTCAGACCGACGTCCAGTCCGCGGCTGACCCCACGCTGTTGCAACCGTTCACGGGCCGTGACGACTTCACCGTGCACCGCGGCACGACGACCGACAAGTTCACGTTGGCGTTCAACGCAAGGAAGGCGCCGTTCGACAAGCCGGCCGTGCGGCACGCGATCCGTCAGGCCATCAACAAGCAGGACGTGATCAAAGCGGTCGGCGCCGGGACGGCGATCGGCAGCGCGGTCCCACCGCAGGACCCGTGGTACGAGGACCTGACCTCGATCGACGCCTACAACCTGGACGGCGCGAAGAAACTCCTCGCCGACGCCGGGTACGCCGACGGGTTGTCGCTGACGTTGACCGTTCCCAGCTTCTACCAGCGGGCGATCAGCGATGTCCTGGTGTCGAACCTCAAGCAGGCGGGGGTGACGCTCACCGTGCGCCAGGTCGAGTTCCAGACCTGGTTGACGCAGGTGTACCGCGACCAGGACTTCCAGCTCAGCCTCGTCAGCCACGCCGAACCGCGTGACCTGGTCAACTACACCAAACCGGCCTACTACTTCGGTTACGACAACAAGCAGGTCCAGCAGTGGTACACGCAGGCGCAGACCGCGGCCACGGACGGCGAACGCGACCAGCTGCTCAAGAAGGCCGGCAGGCAGATCGCCGAGGACGCTGCGACGGACTGGTTGTTCCTCAGCCAGACCCACAGTGTCGTGCGGAAGGGCGTTTTCGGCGTACCGCAGGCGGAAACCAGCAACCGGTACAACCTGAGCGGGTTGGCAGTCGCGAAGTGA